CGCCTCGTCGTCGTTCAAGACGCCCGGAACCGTCGAACAGAGGCCGATCCGGTCGGCCTCGAGGTCGCGGGCCAGCTCGGCCACCAGTTCGTCGCCGCTAACCACGGTCGCGCCCGACCCCGCGTGGGCGATCATATCGCCGTGAAGGACGGGGACGAACCCCTCCGCGAGCAGCGTCTCGACCTGCCCGGTCGGGAGTTCGAGACGCCCCTCCTCGTCGCGGTAGCCTGCCGAGAACGGGTGGACCGGAATCGCTTGCACGTCGCGCTCGAGCAGCCGCGTCAGTACGAACTGGTTCAGCGTCTTCATCGCGCCGTGGATCTCGAGCGCCGCAGTCGCGTCGTGCGTGCCCGCGGTCGTGGAGACACCGTGCTCGCTGGCGTTGTGGTGGCCGAAACTGCCGCCGCCGTGGACGATTACGAGGTCCGTCGCGTCGGTTTCGACCGTACTCGCCACGGCGGCGGCGGCCCGCTCGAGCGCCTCGCCGTCGAGCGTTTCGGGTCGATCCTTGTCCGTGATGACGCTCCCACCGAGTTTCAGGACGATCATTCGAGGCGCTCCACCCCGGTTTCAGCGAGTTCGGCGCGGAAAGAGTCCTCACAGCCCGGCGTGTACGACAGCGCCGTCTCGGTCTCGTCGGTCGGATCGAGCGCGACGATACAGCCGCCGCCACCCGCGCCCGTCAGCTTCGCGCCGTGGGCACCGGCGTTGCGAGCCGCCCAGACCATCGAATCGAGCGAACGCGAGGAGACGCCCAGCGCGGACAGCAGCCCGTGGTTGAAGTTCATCAATCGGCCGAGTTCCTCGATGTCGTCCGCGGCGAGCGCTTCCTCGCCGTTTCGAACGATTTCGCCGATAGATTCGACCGTATCCGCCGCGAACTCGTACTCCTCGCGGAGGCCGCGAACGCCAGCGACGAGTTTTCCGGTGTCGCCGGCCCCGCCGTCGAAGCCGACCACGATCGGGAGGTCGGGCGCTTCGAGCGAGCGACAGTCGTCGCCCTCGACCCGGACGGCCCCGCCCGTGGCCGAACAGAACGTATCGGCTCTGGAGGCTTGCCCGCCCTGCACCTCGTACTCCGTCTGGTAGGCCCGCTCGGCGAGTTCATCGGTCTCGAGCGTCGTCCCCAGTTCGCGGGTGCCGGCGTCGATCGCGGCGACCGCGACGGCCGCCGACGATCCCAGCCCCGCACCGAGCGGGATGTCGCTCTCGATCGTCACGTCAAAGCCGACCTCGTCCTCGCCGGTGACGTCCCGGACCTGCTTGATCGCGCCGTCGACGTACCCCATCGCCGCGGTGAGCAGCGACTCCTGGACATCGACATCGGGCGGCCCGTCGGCCGTTCCGCCGTACTCGACGGTGAAACCATCCAGACTGAGATCCTCGGCGTGAATGCGCAGTTTGCTGTCCGCCCGTTGCTCGACACCGACCCGCGCCCGTACCTCGATGGCACACGGAACCGCGGGCTCGCCGTAGACCACCGCATGCTCCCCGAACAAGTACACCTTCCCGGGAGCGCTCGAGACTGCCATGGCCGGCCGTTCGCACGACGACGGTTAATAGCTATCTTCTCGGACCGGACTCCTCACCGATCGTGATAGTTTGCTAACTCTCCCGGCAAATATTCGTGGGTGTTAACCTGCAGTGGTACCCAGTCCGTCTATGAACCGGAGAACGTACCTCGGTGCAGTAGTAGGCAGTCTCACAGCAGGTGTAGCGGGCTGTCTCGACGGCTTCGCCGGCTCGGATATCGACGAAGACGAACACCCCGTCGGCGCGTGGGCTGACGGCAGTATCGAATTCGGCCTACCGCCGTTTCAGAGCCAGGAGGAACTCGAGGAACAGTACGCGGGAACGTTCGAGTGGCTCGCGGACGGCTTTGACGAGGTCGACAGCGTCGACGGCGTGCCAACGACGAACTACAGCGGCGTCGTCGAGAGCGTCGTCAACGGCCATACCGAACTGGCGAATCTCTCGCCGTTCATCTTCGTCCTCGCCCAAGAGGACGACGTCCACCCGCTGGCGATCAACTGGTCGCACGGCTCGGATTCCTATCACACGTACATCGCAACCAGAACCGACACCGACGTAGAGGAGATCGCGGATCTCGAGGGGAAAACCATCGCGATGGTCGACCCAATGTCGGCCAGCGGGGGGATGTTCCCCCGCTACCGGCTCTCCCAGGAGGGACTGCACGCGGGCGACCTCGAGACCGACCCCGAGGACTTCGACATCCAGTGGGCCGGGAGCCACGACGCTGCACTCCGCGTC
Above is a window of Natronorubrum tibetense GA33 DNA encoding:
- a CDS encoding isopentenyl phosphate kinase; the protein is MIVLKLGGSVITDKDRPETLDGEALERAAAAVASTVETDATDLVIVHGGGSFGHHNASEHGVSTTAGTHDATAALEIHGAMKTLNQFVLTRLLERDVQAIPVHPFSAGYRDEEGRLELPTGQVETLLAEGFVPVLHGDMIAHAGSGATVVSGDELVAELARDLEADRIGLCSTVPGVLNDDEAVIERISAYEDVESVLGASDSTDVTGGMAAKVQALLALEAEASIFGLEELDAFLGSDEPGTTID
- the mvk gene encoding mevalonate kinase; the encoded protein is MAVSSAPGKVYLFGEHAVVYGEPAVPCAIEVRARVGVEQRADSKLRIHAEDLSLDGFTVEYGGTADGPPDVDVQESLLTAAMGYVDGAIKQVRDVTGEDEVGFDVTIESDIPLGAGLGSSAAVAVAAIDAGTRELGTTLETDELAERAYQTEYEVQGGQASRADTFCSATGGAVRVEGDDCRSLEAPDLPIVVGFDGGAGDTGKLVAGVRGLREEYEFAADTVESIGEIVRNGEEALAADDIEELGRLMNFNHGLLSALGVSSRSLDSMVWAARNAGAHGAKLTGAGGGGCIVALDPTDETETALSYTPGCEDSFRAELAETGVERLE
- a CDS encoding phosphate/phosphite/phosphonate ABC transporter substrate-binding protein yields the protein MNRRTYLGAVVGSLTAGVAGCLDGFAGSDIDEDEHPVGAWADGSIEFGLPPFQSQEELEEQYAGTFEWLADGFDEVDSVDGVPTTNYSGVVESVVNGHTELANLSPFIFVLAQEDDVHPLAINWSHGSDSYHTYIATRTDTDVEEIADLEGKTIAMVDPMSASGGMFPRYRLSQEGLHAGDLETDPEDFDIQWAGSHDAALRVLEEGHVDAAAYGDFQHPDDDEIVKIAESDPIPFDVIVAKPDTPEEVREELADRLVETPEEALEDHRVDEYGEFDPDLYDHVRDIAEEMGVDIETLDDAEDEDSDDDEDNGTDDDGAETDDGDDGAETDDGDDGNESDE